A region of Ictalurus furcatus strain D&B chromosome 1, Billie_1.0, whole genome shotgun sequence DNA encodes the following proteins:
- the LOC128608886 gene encoding CD63 antigen-like, protein MEGAMKCVKFLFFFFNFIFWLCGLALIIVGIVARTAITKIPAIQELASSGSPIVIIVVGAVIFLIAFFGCCGAWKDNYCMVTTFVVLLSIIIIIEIGIAIGAYVLKGKLEDLPEKVLQEMMKNYTTNPDVQKNLDELQKELKCCGAMNSSDWAFFKPDKNSVPDSCCKNISVNCGAGALKDANKIYIEGCGAALETFIKKNLLWVGVAALVIAFIEILGAVFACTLMRGIRKGYEICTVLLGLSHNVCCTIILLQKKKSPILP, encoded by the exons ATGGAGGGTGCAATGAAGTGCGTGAagttcctgttttttttcttcaactttaTCTTCTGGTTGTGTGGCCTGGCTCTCATCATAGTGGGCATTGTGGCGAGGACAGCAATCACCAAGATTCCTGCGATTCAGGAGCTGGCCAGCAGCGGATCCCCCATTGTGATCATCGTGGTAGGAGCCGTGATCTTCTTAATCGCCTTCTTCGGCTGCTGTGGAGCGTGGAAAGATAACTACTGCATGGTCACTACGTTTGTCGTCCTGCtctcaatcatcatcatcatcgaaATTGGAATAGCCATTGGTGCTTATGTCTTGAAAGGAAAGCTGGAGGATCTGCCGGAGAAGGTCCTGCAGGAAATGATGAAAAATTACACAACAAATCCAGATGTTCAGAAGAACCTGGACGAATTACAGAAAGAGCTGAAATGCTGTGGAGCAATGAACTCTTCTGACTGGGCGTTCTTCAAGCCTGACAAGAACTCCGTTCCCGACTCCTGCTGCAAGAACATCTCAGTCAACTGTGGAGCCGGAGCCCTGAAAGACGCCAACAAAATCTATATAGAGGGCTGTGGGGCTGCTTTGGAAACTTTTATCAAGAAAAACCTTCTCTGGGTTGGCGTAGCAGCTCTTGTCATTGCCTTCATAGAGATCTTGGGTGCTGTGTTTGCCTGCACGCTTATGAGAGGGATCCGCAAAGGCTATGAG atctgcactgtgctcCTTGGACTTTCCCATA ATGTATgctgtacaatcattctgcttcagaaaaagaaaagcccaatattgccatga
- the fabp4b gene encoding fatty acid binding protein 4b — translation MEQFMGTWKLTASENFDEYMKAVGISFASRQIANLAKPSLLFSINDQGLISMKSSTTFKTVEIKFRLDEEFDEITADDRQAKTVMKLVDGKLIQVQTWEGKSTTIEREVQSEKLIVKCIMNDVVSMRTYQREE, via the exons ATGGAACAGTTCATGGGTACATGGAAATTAACTGCAAGTGAGAATTTTGATGAATACATGAAGGCTGTAg GAATTAGTTTTGCGTCCAGGCAAATCGCCAATTTGGCCAAGCCAAGTCTTTTATTCAGCATCAATGATCAGGGGCTCATATCGATGAAATCCTCAACCACCTTCAAGACAGTGGAAATAAAATTCCGGTTGGATGAGGAATTTGATGAGATCACTGCAGATGACAGGCAGGCGAAA ACTGTTATGAAACTGGTGGATGGTAAACTAATTCAAGTACAGACCTGGGAAGGCAAGAGCACAACAATTGAAAGAGAAGTTCAGAGTGAGAAATTGATAGTG aAATGCATCATGAATGACGTGGTCTCTATGAGGACATATCAGAGAGAAGAGTGA
- the stmn2a gene encoding stathmin-2a, which translates to MDKIAVAYKEKMKELSMFSLICSCFNPRLQKNLDAKTDFMEVKPINKRASGQAFEVILKPPSPVSDVAHSIASPPKKRDISLEDIQKKLEAAEDRRKSQEAQVLRALAEKREHERDVLFKAMEENNNFSRMAEEKLIFKMEQNSENRRAHMAAMLERLHEKEQRAAVVRRNKELREELTA; encoded by the exons CATACAAAGAAAAGATGAAGGAGCTATCCATGTTCTCACTCATATGCTCCTGTTTTAACCCAAGGCTACAGAAAAACCTGGACGCCAAGACAGACT TCATGGAGGTGAAGCCCATAAACAAACGGGCCTCGGGTCAGGCTTTCGAGGTGATCCTGAAGCCCCCTTCTCCAGTGTCAGATGTGGCTCACAGTATCGCATCCCCTCCCAAGAAGAGGGACATCTCTCTGGAAGACATTCAGAAGAAACTGGAGGCCGCTGAAGACCGCAGGAAA TCTCAAGAGGCCCAGGTGCTGAGAGCTCTGGCTGAGAAACGAGAGCACGAGCGAGACGTGCTCTTCAAAGCCATGGAAGAGAACAACAACTTCAGCAGGATGGCCGAGGAGAagctcatttttaaaatggagcAAAACTCCGAGAACCGCAGGGCTCacatggcggccatgttggaGCGCCTGCATGAGAAG GAGCAACGTGCTGCTGTGGTCCGCAGAAACAAGGAGCTGAGAGAAGAGCTCACAGCGTGA